The genomic interval CGCGGATCACCTTCGCCTGGTAGAACGCCCACTGGTCGGAGGACTGCTGCTGGGCGAGCAGCATCTCCTTCATCGCGTTGCTTCCGCCGAGCGAGGCGATCGCGAGGACGACCGCGTAGATTGCGGTCGTCAGCGCCACGCGCCGGCTGAAGGCGTGCTCGGCGTGCTCGCGCAGCTCCTCGGGCCTGGGGAGCTCGACCTCAGTCACGCGAGGGGGTCGACCCCTTGCGGATCTCCTCCCGCATCGCGTCTTTGCCGGCCTCGAACGCGCTCATGAGGCGCTGCGTCTGCTCCTCGAAGAGCTCGCGGCTCTTGTCGAGCCACTCGCCCGCGCGCCCCTGCGCCTCGGTCGCGAACTCCTGCGCCCGCCGCGCCACCTCGCCGCCCTGCTCGCGCAGGAGCTCGCGCGCCTGCTGCCCGGTCTTCGGCGTCAGCAGGACCGCCGCCGCCGCGCCGAGCGCCGCGCCCAGGAAGAACCAGCCGAGATACCCCGCGGCGTCGCCTTTCCGCTCGTCACTCATGATGGTCTCCTTCGTTCTTCTGCAGGCGCCGGACGAACACCTCGACGCCCTTCTTCAGGCCCGCCGCCAGGCCGACGAGCTGCC from Candidatus Methylomirabilota bacterium carries:
- a CDS encoding YtxH domain-containing protein; this translates as MSDERKGDAAGYLGWFFLGAALGAAAAVLLTPKTGQQARELLREQGGEVARRAQEFATEAQGRAGEWLDKSRELFEEQTQRLMSAFEAGKDAMREEIRKGSTPSRD